Proteins encoded within one genomic window of Planctomycetota bacterium:
- a CDS encoding cytochrome c has product MDYPQVDVPFLGGGLLIALVATLHVFVANFIVGGSVFLLVLERRGWESAARAYAKALIVTMGVLGSVTGVGLWFSILGIAPRATVELVRLFFWPLVAEYVLFVVEIVAMAVVVYGWNRVRRTPWELAAAGAAWGSMAIINGLLSFMLSSGRWPETRSLADAFFNPTYFPSLAHRALASLAVTGIAGLLFASFRPEGEERTRLTRLSARWFVYPTLAQLGVGAWYLYALRPEQRQWVMGYSITLSMIWAGAIALALLLCVYVAYQGLRLGRMGTGSAGLSAVMLLGVVGMMEATREAVRRPYLIDRHMYSNQILAEEVPRLNREGVLSRIGPYDPARKGEWVFRLECRSCHTERGFVGIKYSVKGRTVEELDLFLEKQIDRWHPFMPVFVGTPDERRALAEYLAGLASEEGGR; this is encoded by the coding sequence TCTGCTGGTTCTCGAGCGGCGCGGATGGGAGTCAGCGGCGCGGGCTTACGCGAAGGCCCTGATCGTGACCATGGGCGTGCTCGGAAGCGTCACGGGCGTGGGGCTCTGGTTTTCGATCCTCGGCATCGCCCCGCGGGCGACCGTGGAGCTGGTGCGGCTCTTTTTCTGGCCGCTCGTGGCCGAGTACGTGCTTTTCGTGGTCGAGATCGTGGCGATGGCGGTCGTGGTCTACGGCTGGAACCGGGTGCGGCGGACCCCGTGGGAGCTGGCCGCGGCCGGGGCCGCCTGGGGAAGCATGGCCATCATCAACGGGCTCCTCTCGTTCATGCTTTCGAGCGGACGCTGGCCGGAGACGCGGTCCCTGGCGGACGCTTTCTTCAACCCCACGTATTTTCCATCCCTGGCTCATCGGGCGCTGGCGTCCCTGGCCGTGACGGGCATCGCGGGACTCCTTTTCGCCTCGTTCCGCCCGGAAGGGGAGGAACGGACGCGCCTCACGCGCCTCTCGGCCCGATGGTTCGTTTATCCCACGCTCGCCCAGCTCGGCGTGGGGGCGTGGTACCTTTATGCGCTGCGGCCGGAGCAGCGCCAGTGGGTGATGGGCTACTCCATCACGCTTTCGATGATCTGGGCGGGGGCGATTGCGCTGGCGCTTCTCCTGTGCGTCTACGTGGCCTACCAGGGCCTGCGGCTGGGGCGGATGGGAACCGGGTCGGCGGGGCTTTCGGCGGTGATGCTTCTCGGGGTCGTGGGGATGATGGAGGCCACACGGGAGGCGGTGCGGCGGCCGTACCTCATCGACCGGCACATGTATTCGAACCAGATCCTCGCGGAGGAAGTCCCGCGGCTCAACCGCGAGGGGGTGCTGTCGCGGATCGGCCCCTACGATCCCGCGCGGAAAGGGGAATGGGTGTTCCGCCTCGAATGCCGATCATGCCACACGGAGCGGGGCTTCGTCGGCATCAAGTACTCGGTCAAGGGCCGCACGGTGGAGGAACTGGATCTTTTCCTGGAGAAGCAGATCGACCGGTGGCACCCGTTCATGCCGGTTTTCGTGGGGACGCCGGACGAGCGTCGCGCGCTGGCCGAGTACCTGGCGGGGCTGGCCTCGGAGGAGGGGGGACGGTGA